From Kamptonema formosum PCC 6407, a single genomic window includes:
- the mraY gene encoding phospho-N-acetylmuramoyl-pentapeptide-transferase, translating to MDEKLSFSKPFNLSGTTLLLLLGLCLSVSAIGLDWTAGRFLNIEQSLFLPLAISAVAVTILGYWIVPLLQQLKAGQIIREDGPQAHLQKAGTPTMGGIFFVPTGVAIALLWSKFNSDVIAVSVVTLAYAFIGWLDDWQILRRKSNKGISPQMKLALQISFSVLFCLWLAFRQPTILTTVALPFGVALPLGLLFWPLATFVLVAESNATNITDGIDGLMGGLGAIAFLGLGASVAEISPELMIFCACISGSCLGFVTQNRNPARVFMGDTGALALGGALAAIALLTNTLWLLLIISGILFVETMSVIAQVGYYKATKGPDGVGKRLLKMAPLHHHLELSGWSETQVVGSFYAINLILVIISLVISH from the coding sequence GTGGACGAAAAACTATCTTTTAGCAAGCCTTTTAACCTTTCAGGAACAACCCTATTATTGTTGCTGGGGCTGTGCTTAAGCGTTTCCGCCATTGGTTTAGATTGGACTGCTGGGAGATTTTTAAATATAGAGCAATCTCTATTTCTACCCCTAGCTATTTCTGCTGTAGCTGTAACTATTTTAGGCTACTGGATTGTGCCTTTACTCCAGCAGCTCAAAGCAGGGCAAATAATTCGCGAAGACGGCCCGCAAGCTCACTTGCAGAAGGCGGGAACGCCAACAATGGGCGGCATATTTTTTGTGCCTACGGGGGTGGCGATCGCGCTTTTATGGTCTAAGTTTAACTCCGATGTTATTGCTGTATCAGTTGTAACCTTAGCTTATGCTTTCATCGGCTGGCTAGATGACTGGCAAATCCTCCGCCGCAAGTCTAACAAAGGCATTTCACCGCAGATGAAATTGGCATTGCAAATTAGTTTTTCTGTCCTATTTTGTCTCTGGCTAGCATTTCGCCAACCGACAATTCTCACAACTGTTGCTTTGCCTTTTGGTGTAGCATTACCCTTGGGTTTGTTATTCTGGCCCTTAGCTACATTTGTATTAGTAGCCGAAAGCAATGCTACAAATATTACCGACGGTATTGATGGATTAATGGGCGGTTTAGGTGCGATCGCTTTCCTGGGTTTAGGTGCATCTGTTGCAGAGATTTCCCCAGAATTAATGATTTTTTGCGCCTGTATTAGCGGCAGTTGCTTAGGCTTTGTTACTCAGAATCGCAACCCTGCCCGCGTGTTCATGGGCGATACAGGAGCCTTAGCTTTAGGAGGTGCTTTAGCAGCTATTGCACTTCTTACTAATACTCTGTGGTTACTATTAATTATCAGCGGGATTCTATTTGTAGAAACGATGTCAGTAATCGCCCAAGTTGGCTATTACAAAGCTACGAAAGGACCCGACGGTGTGGGTAAACGCTTGTTAAAAATGGCTCCATTACATCATCATTTAGAACTGTCTGGATGGTCAGAAACTCAAGTTGTTGGTAGCTTTTACGCAATTAATCTGATTCTAGTTATCATCAGCTTAGTCATCAGTCATTAA
- a CDS encoding DUF3134 domain-containing protein: MYNPSLRQIPRHEPAEVIPLKQESSLLEWLEATGRLLARDNQEPDYVLDAEPEITDLMGGDDSPYDDLDDDVEDAIEVDDDM; encoded by the coding sequence ATGTATAACCCTTCTCTGCGTCAAATACCTCGCCATGAGCCTGCTGAGGTCATTCCTCTAAAGCAAGAATCTTCGCTTCTAGAGTGGTTGGAAGCAACAGGTCGCCTGTTGGCGCGGGATAACCAAGAACCCGATTATGTCTTAGATGCAGAACCAGAAATCACAGATTTGATGGGCGGTGATGATAGTCCTTATGATGACCTTGATGATGATGTTGAGGACGCGATCGAAGTAGATGACGATATGTAA
- a CDS encoding glycosyltransferase family 4 protein, with product MTISAAIWYTKDGYDTSGTRLLGRHSAGEGFLKSLVQHGTGEYLYCYTESQETFSEFCDRIRPWLEQPRKVRWIPTAEPHLLAQPGLLYRPDPNLSEMAWVRRFANQRAYSICGVTHTIATKYVMERIGELLIAPVQPWDALICTSLAVKVAVEAVLENWAEYLANRTGGQPQTSIKLPIIPLGVDCSIFPQGLEAINARNQQRQALGIPAKDIVVLFVGRLTFSAKAHPVPMYMALERAAQKANAKLHLIQAGWIEDPREEPEFKSSAQAFCPSVNHVFVDGRKPEIRSNIWSAADIFISLSDNIQESFGLTPIEAMANGLPAVVSDWNGYKESVRHEIDGFRIPTVSPAAGSCLDLTINYADNSLNWPTYMGHTSMVTAVNIDACTEVLNKLIASSELRRKMGENGRQRVKEIYDWKVVIAAYEQLWKELAEIRATMPESMPLKSDRPPYPLCDDPFRPFSHYPSKNLSNEMVISLGKMATPERLKEIQNMWITSFGSERRIPVTIQIDIVDAIKQEGAMSVGEILRRYATNDKELAYLRRTLLYLMKFDILVNC from the coding sequence ATGACTATTAGTGCAGCTATTTGGTACACAAAGGACGGTTACGACACCAGCGGAACCAGACTTCTCGGCCGCCATTCGGCAGGAGAAGGGTTTCTCAAAAGCTTAGTGCAACACGGAACTGGTGAATATCTCTACTGTTACACAGAAAGCCAAGAGACCTTTAGCGAGTTTTGCGATCGCATCCGTCCTTGGTTAGAACAACCTCGAAAAGTCCGGTGGATTCCCACCGCCGAACCTCACTTGCTAGCTCAACCTGGCCTACTTTATCGACCCGATCCTAATCTCTCCGAGATGGCATGGGTGCGTCGATTTGCCAACCAGCGAGCTTATAGTATTTGCGGCGTTACTCACACGATCGCGACTAAGTACGTGATGGAAAGAATCGGCGAATTACTAATAGCACCAGTTCAACCTTGGGATGCTTTAATCTGCACTTCTCTAGCTGTTAAAGTAGCAGTAGAGGCAGTATTAGAAAATTGGGCAGAATATTTAGCAAATCGCACTGGTGGCCAACCTCAAACTTCCATCAAATTGCCCATTATTCCCCTGGGAGTTGATTGTAGTATTTTTCCCCAAGGTCTTGAAGCAATTAATGCTCGCAACCAGCAACGACAAGCACTTGGAATTCCTGCCAAGGATATTGTAGTCTTGTTTGTTGGGCGATTAACTTTCTCTGCAAAAGCTCATCCAGTACCAATGTATATGGCTCTAGAAAGGGCAGCACAAAAGGCAAATGCTAAACTTCATTTAATCCAGGCTGGTTGGATTGAAGATCCGCGAGAAGAACCAGAATTTAAAAGTAGCGCTCAGGCTTTTTGTCCCTCAGTAAATCATGTTTTTGTGGATGGGCGCAAACCGGAAATCAGATCAAATATTTGGTCGGCTGCTGATATTTTTATTTCCTTATCAGACAACATTCAAGAAAGTTTTGGGCTGACACCAATTGAAGCAATGGCTAATGGTTTGCCAGCAGTTGTTTCAGATTGGAACGGCTACAAAGAATCTGTCCGGCATGAAATAGATGGTTTCCGAATTCCCACCGTGAGCCCCGCAGCAGGTTCTTGCTTAGATTTGACAATCAACTATGCTGATAACAGCTTAAATTGGCCAACTTATATGGGTCATACTTCAATGGTGACAGCAGTTAATATTGATGCCTGTACAGAGGTATTGAACAAATTAATTGCTAGTAGTGAATTAAGGCGCAAAATGGGAGAAAATGGGCGGCAGCGCGTCAAGGAAATTTATGATTGGAAAGTGGTAATTGCTGCTTATGAGCAGTTGTGGAAGGAATTAGCAGAAATACGGGCTACCATGCCGGAATCTATGCCTTTAAAATCAGATAGACCACCTTATCCACTTTGCGACGATCCATTTAGGCCATTTAGCCACTATCCCAGTAAAAACCTCAGCAATGAAATGGTAATTAGTTTAGGTAAGATGGCGACACCGGAACGGTTGAAGGAAATCCAGAATATGTGGATAACTAGCTTTGGTTCAGAAAGGAGAATACCTGTTACTATTCAGATAGATATTGTGGATGCGATTAAACAAGAGGGCGCTATGAGTGTCGGGGAAATTCTCAGACGCTATGCTACAAATGACAAAGAATTAGCATATCTTCGTCGGACTCTGCTCTATCTGATGAAATTTGATATCTTAGTTAACTGTTAA
- a CDS encoding PAP/fibrillin family protein has translation MIGKSTLLEAIAGKNRGLLATETDKQAILAAIAQLEDYNPTPRPVEATELLNGDWRLLYTTSNGLLGFDKLPLIKLGQIYQSIRANEAKVYNIAELYGLPFVEGIVSVAARFEVVSEKRVQVKFERSIVGLQRLINYESPADFIAQIEAGKKFAAADFKLDSREQQGWLDITYLDSDLRIGRGNEGSVFVLTKG, from the coding sequence ATGATTGGAAAATCTACACTATTAGAGGCGATCGCAGGTAAGAATCGGGGTTTGCTAGCTACAGAGACTGATAAGCAAGCAATTTTAGCTGCGATCGCGCAACTCGAAGACTACAACCCCACTCCGCGTCCTGTCGAGGCTACTGAACTCTTAAATGGCGATTGGCGCTTACTATACACTACCAGTAACGGATTGTTGGGATTTGATAAATTGCCCTTGATTAAATTGGGTCAAATTTATCAATCTATCCGCGCTAATGAAGCAAAAGTTTACAACATTGCCGAACTTTACGGCTTGCCTTTTGTTGAAGGAATAGTCAGCGTAGCTGCTAGATTTGAGGTGGTTTCAGAAAAGCGAGTTCAGGTCAAGTTTGAACGCTCAATTGTCGGTTTACAGCGGCTAATTAACTATGAATCGCCGGCAGATTTCATCGCTCAAATTGAGGCAGGTAAAAAGTTTGCTGCTGCCGATTTTAAGTTAGATAGTCGAGAACAGCAGGGATGGTTAGATATTACTTATTTAGATAGCGATTTACGGATTGGGCGCGGGAATGAGGGGAGTGTATTTGTTTTGACTAAAGGCTAA
- the era gene encoding GTPase Era, with protein MIPAAPAGYKSGFAGIIGRPNVGKSTLMNQLVGQKIAITSPVAQTTRNRLRGILTTEEAQIIFVDTPGIHKPHHQLGKVLVHNAQLAIHSVDVLLFVVDASVPAGGGDRYIVDLLVNTQTPVILGLNKSDQQPSESQAQLDNTYTQLIEAKQWPIVKFSALTGEGVEALQQILIEHLEPGPYYYPPDLVTDQPERFIMGELIREQILLLTREEIPHSVAIAIDIVEEAPTITRVLATINVERDSQKGIVIGKGGSMLKEIGSAARQQIQKLIDGKVHLELFVKVQPKWRQSRTRLAELGYRVEE; from the coding sequence ATGATTCCCGCCGCTCCTGCGGGCTACAAATCAGGCTTTGCAGGCATTATCGGACGGCCTAACGTTGGTAAATCGACTTTGATGAATCAACTGGTGGGGCAGAAAATAGCCATTACCTCTCCAGTGGCTCAGACAACTCGCAACCGACTGCGGGGAATTCTGACAACGGAAGAAGCACAGATTATTTTTGTAGATACCCCTGGAATCCACAAGCCACACCACCAACTAGGTAAGGTATTGGTTCACAATGCTCAACTAGCCATTCACTCCGTTGATGTGCTGCTGTTTGTGGTAGATGCTTCTGTACCCGCTGGCGGTGGCGATCGCTATATCGTCGATCTCCTAGTCAATACCCAAACCCCAGTTATTCTCGGCCTGAATAAATCCGACCAACAACCCTCAGAGTCCCAAGCACAGCTTGATAATACCTACACTCAGCTAATTGAAGCCAAACAGTGGCCGATAGTCAAATTTTCTGCCCTCACCGGCGAGGGAGTGGAAGCACTGCAACAAATATTAATCGAACACTTAGAACCGGGCCCCTATTACTATCCCCCCGATTTGGTTACTGACCAACCCGAACGCTTCATCATGGGGGAACTAATCCGAGAGCAAATTTTACTGCTAACCCGTGAAGAAATACCCCACTCAGTAGCGATCGCGATCGACATCGTAGAAGAAGCACCCACCATTACCCGCGTACTCGCCACCATCAACGTCGAACGCGATTCCCAAAAAGGTATTGTTATTGGTAAAGGCGGCAGTATGCTTAAAGAAATTGGCAGTGCAGCACGGCAGCAAATTCAAAAGTTAATTGACGGCAAAGTACATCTAGAACTATTTGTCAAAGTGCAACCCAAATGGCGACAGTCCCGCACCCGATTGGCAGAATTAGGCTATCGGGTAGAAGAATAA
- a CDS encoding ABC transporter ATP-binding protein, translating into MGNLSEISSSQLIEEGIPQLRVKKVSVSTPLASKYLLEDISFNVARGDRVTIVGPSGAGKSTLLRLLNRLSEPATGAIYLENREYKQIPAIALRQTVTLVLQESKLLGMSVREALAYPLKLRGLEASEILKRQNLAIEMLHIPQQWLERTELQLSAGQRQLVAIARAVAIQPQILLLDEPTSALDAGRSHQVLQVLAQLATSDRMTILMVNHQLELAEQFSTRVLHLQSGRLIEDAIASQINWVNLRQSLIEAEIQESQEWA; encoded by the coding sequence ATGGGTAATCTTTCAGAAATTTCTAGTTCGCAGCTAATTGAGGAAGGTATTCCTCAATTACGAGTCAAAAAGGTTAGTGTAAGTACCCCTTTAGCTTCCAAGTATTTATTGGAAGATATTTCATTTAACGTAGCAAGAGGCGATCGCGTCACAATTGTTGGCCCTTCTGGTGCTGGTAAATCTACCCTCTTACGACTACTAAATCGACTGAGTGAACCTGCAACAGGTGCAATTTATCTAGAAAATCGAGAATATAAACAAATTCCGGCGATCGCGTTGCGACAAACTGTCACCCTAGTGCTGCAAGAATCAAAGCTTTTAGGGATGTCAGTACGAGAGGCTTTAGCTTATCCCTTGAAATTGCGGGGACTAGAGGCTTCAGAAATCCTCAAGCGGCAAAACTTAGCGATCGAAATGCTGCACATTCCGCAACAATGGCTAGAGCGGACGGAGTTACAGTTGTCTGCGGGACAGAGGCAATTAGTAGCGATCGCGCGTGCTGTAGCTATCCAACCCCAAATTTTACTCCTAGACGAACCCACAAGCGCCCTAGACGCTGGCAGATCCCACCAAGTTTTACAAGTATTAGCACAGCTAGCGACTAGCGATCGCATGACTATACTGATGGTGAATCACCAACTAGAATTAGCAGAGCAATTTTCTACACGAGTTCTACACTTGCAAAGCGGAAGACTGATTGAAGATGCGATCGCAAGTCAAATAAATTGGGTAAATTTACGGCAAAGTTTAATCGAAGCCGAAATACAAGAATCACAAGAATGGGCTTAG
- a CDS encoding response regulator transcription factor translates to MGSACISIIEGNPHLRSLLGWHLQQVGFWVHQSADIHHAREIFYTRQPSLVILDAELPDGDGLEFCRWLQQQQQSLILMLSARNAEADIVEGLRSGADDYLTKPFGMQEFMARVEALMRRNRNTIPPATLDCGELKIDLVQRRVRLQGEHIDLTPQEFSLLYVLAQAGGVPLSRSDLLRRAWPDSIDNPRTIDTHVLSLRKKIELDPRQPSVLQTVRNVGYRLNLDILNGNELYMPAKQTRPAGVSTAT, encoded by the coding sequence GTGGGATCTGCTTGTATTTCGATTATTGAAGGAAATCCGCACCTCCGATCGCTCTTAGGCTGGCACCTACAGCAGGTCGGGTTTTGGGTACACCAATCAGCCGACATCCATCATGCTAGGGAAATATTTTATACTCGCCAGCCTTCCCTAGTCATTCTTGACGCAGAACTGCCCGATGGAGACGGGTTAGAATTTTGCCGATGGCTCCAGCAACAGCAGCAGTCGCTAATTTTGATGCTCTCTGCTCGCAATGCCGAAGCTGATATTGTAGAAGGTTTGCGATCGGGAGCTGATGATTATTTAACAAAACCCTTTGGGATGCAAGAGTTTATGGCTAGGGTGGAGGCTCTGATGCGGCGCAACCGCAATACGATCCCTCCTGCTACTTTGGATTGTGGGGAACTCAAAATTGACTTGGTACAGCGCCGGGTTCGGTTGCAGGGGGAACATATCGATCTCACTCCTCAAGAATTTAGCTTGCTCTATGTGCTAGCTCAAGCTGGAGGAGTACCGCTGTCGCGATCGGATTTGTTACGGAGAGCTTGGCCAGATTCTATTGATAATCCACGAACTATTGATACTCATGTGCTGTCTCTGCGTAAAAAGATTGAGCTCGATCCCCGACAGCCTAGTGTGCTGCAAACTGTTCGCAATGTTGGCTATCGTCTGAATCTGGATATTCTAAATGGGAATGAATTGTATATGCCTGCAAAACAAACTCGGCCTGCGGGAGTTTCAACTGCAACTTAA
- a CDS encoding DUF6761 family protein, protein MLQDTHTIRHYQKLTDALVEMWNRGYRFDDLRLYLDGYLAALRHTNAIEPYLIHRLEEEATRYIYDPSNFEMPLTQPESGYY, encoded by the coding sequence ATGCTTCAAGATACTCACACCATCCGCCACTACCAAAAACTCACCGATGCCCTAGTCGAAATGTGGAATAGAGGCTATCGCTTCGATGACTTGCGGCTGTACTTAGACGGTTATTTAGCTGCTTTAAGACATACAAATGCGATCGAACCTTATCTAATCCATAGGTTAGAGGAGGAAGCTACTCGCTATATCTACGACCCCTCGAATTTTGAAATGCCGCTGACGCAACCCGAATCTGGATACTATTAG
- the grxD gene encoding Grx4 family monothiol glutaredoxin yields the protein MSTAAHDKIESLVKQNKVLVFMKGNKLMPQCGFSNNVVQILNTLGVPFETVDVLADPEIRQGVKEYSNWPTIPQVYINGEFVGGSDIMIELYQKGELQEMVEVALAS from the coding sequence ATGAGTACGGCAGCACACGACAAAATTGAAAGCTTGGTAAAGCAAAATAAAGTCTTGGTTTTTATGAAGGGAAATAAGTTAATGCCCCAGTGTGGTTTCTCTAACAATGTGGTGCAAATTCTTAATACCTTGGGAGTCCCTTTTGAGACAGTTGATGTTTTAGCAGACCCCGAAATTCGTCAGGGAGTTAAGGAGTATTCTAACTGGCCGACGATTCCTCAAGTTTATATCAACGGCGAGTTTGTTGGTGGCTCAGATATTATGATCGAGCTCTATCAGAAGGGTGAATTGCAGGAAATGGTAGAAGTGGCTTTGGCTTCCTGA
- a CDS encoding BolA family protein: MVNPSQVVAMIQAGLPDAKVQIDDLTGGGDHYQAIVVSSEFEGKSRVKQHQLVYSTLKEAMASEAIHALGLKTYTPTEWAAES; encoded by the coding sequence ATGGTTAACCCATCTCAAGTAGTGGCGATGATCCAGGCTGGATTGCCTGACGCTAAAGTACAAATAGACGATTTGACGGGCGGTGGCGATCACTATCAGGCGATCGTAGTTTCTTCAGAGTTTGAAGGAAAAAGCCGAGTCAAACAGCACCAATTGGTTTATAGTACCCTCAAAGAAGCAATGGCGAGTGAAGCCATTCATGCTCTAGGGTTGAAAACCTACACTCCCACAGAATGGGCAGCGGAAAGTTAA
- a CDS encoding S8 family serine peptidase, with protein sequence MTSPVNPSPAVLQEYQGTGVPEESVGFILQRGGEELALTKASDRFTVRMSPQATTVQNWASQIPGKLQGTVPQSDLEEFTIDPAERDAAMQTVRSLDTVVFASHVYHPIDNPATLFYLTDQITVQFAEGVELAAREAIASFVGLQIVRPIPGVPNAFVCQVTKESTENPLKIANRLTRYREVLVAEPNIAVQAQQHYIPRDTLYSKQWYLNNKGGSQLGTGSHISAEQAWDITRGTRSVIIAIADDSVDTNHPDFKGSGKIVAPLDLKDNDFSPLPVAESDNHGTSCAGVAVAEENGIGIVGVAPGCALMPIRTTGYLDDDSIEQIFNWAINKGASVISCSWGPSAVYFPLSLRQSAAISRAATQGRNGKGCVIVFAAGNANRPVNGTINEAGWPKNILSGQTKWLGGFTVHPDVITVSASTSLGKKAAYSNWGSGISVCAPSNNAPPGIWLQETGFVSTPPEVTTALPGLGVFTADRVGGVGYDRGDYTAYFGGTSSATPVVAGVAALVLSANPNLTAQEVRTILQQTTDKIVDTDPDPQFGTRLGTYNTYGRCDWFGYGKVNAFKAVQAAVKMGGGSPVTKLADINGHWAQAFIQGLIDANMISGFPDGTFKPNDLLTRAQYAALLAKAFDLIPRVAATNFIDVSATFWARSAILKANQAGFLAGFPGLKFRPDQNLTRVEAIVSLVNGLQLTGGNLNSLNVYSDRTQIPYYADGPVATATDKKMVVNYPVRLRLSPIQSITRAEISALIYQTLVATNRAKPINSQYIV encoded by the coding sequence ATGACATCGCCAGTTAACCCGTCCCCCGCAGTTTTACAAGAGTACCAAGGCACTGGAGTCCCAGAAGAAAGTGTGGGATTCATTTTGCAGCGGGGGGGTGAAGAATTAGCCCTCACCAAGGCAAGCGATCGCTTTACGGTGCGTATGTCCCCCCAAGCAACAACTGTTCAAAATTGGGCATCCCAAATCCCAGGAAAGCTGCAAGGAACTGTACCGCAAAGTGACTTAGAAGAATTTACGATCGATCCAGCCGAGCGGGACGCAGCTATGCAGACGGTTCGCTCGTTAGATACAGTAGTTTTTGCTAGCCATGTCTACCACCCCATAGATAATCCGGCTACGTTATTCTACTTGACAGACCAAATCACGGTTCAATTTGCCGAGGGAGTGGAGCTCGCAGCCCGCGAGGCGATCGCATCTTTTGTCGGATTGCAAATAGTCCGCCCCATACCCGGCGTACCCAATGCCTTCGTCTGCCAAGTTACCAAAGAATCTACAGAAAATCCCCTTAAAATCGCTAACCGCCTGACGCGATACCGAGAAGTTTTAGTAGCTGAACCGAATATCGCCGTACAAGCTCAGCAGCACTACATTCCGCGCGACACGCTTTATAGCAAGCAATGGTATCTCAATAATAAAGGTGGCAGTCAACTGGGTACTGGTTCCCACATCTCTGCTGAGCAAGCTTGGGACATAACTCGCGGTACTCGTTCTGTAATTATTGCGATCGCAGACGACTCCGTTGACACCAACCACCCTGACTTTAAAGGTTCAGGCAAAATAGTCGCCCCTTTAGACTTAAAAGATAACGACTTTTCGCCCCTGCCAGTAGCAGAGTCAGACAATCACGGCACATCTTGCGCTGGTGTCGCAGTCGCAGAAGAAAATGGCATCGGTATAGTCGGTGTCGCCCCCGGCTGCGCCCTGATGCCCATCCGCACTACAGGCTACCTAGACGACGATTCCATCGAACAGATATTTAACTGGGCCATTAACAAAGGAGCCTCAGTCATTTCTTGCAGTTGGGGGCCTAGTGCCGTTTACTTCCCCCTATCCCTCCGACAGAGTGCAGCCATTTCCAGAGCCGCTACCCAAGGACGCAATGGCAAAGGCTGCGTAATCGTCTTTGCTGCGGGTAATGCCAACCGTCCTGTCAACGGCACAATTAATGAGGCTGGCTGGCCGAAAAACATACTCAGCGGTCAAACTAAATGGCTGGGAGGCTTCACCGTCCACCCAGATGTAATCACCGTTTCCGCGAGCACTTCCCTGGGTAAAAAAGCCGCTTACAGCAATTGGGGTAGCGGTATCTCTGTCTGCGCTCCCAGCAATAACGCCCCGCCGGGAATTTGGCTACAAGAAACTGGATTTGTGAGTACGCCTCCAGAGGTGACTACCGCACTACCTGGTTTAGGGGTATTCACTGCTGACCGAGTAGGGGGAGTTGGCTACGATCGAGGAGACTATACTGCTTATTTTGGTGGTACTTCTAGTGCTACTCCAGTAGTCGCGGGAGTTGCAGCTTTGGTGCTCTCGGCAAATCCTAACTTGACTGCACAGGAAGTACGGACGATTCTCCAGCAAACGACGGATAAGATTGTGGATACTGACCCTGACCCCCAGTTTGGGACGCGGCTGGGTACTTACAATACTTATGGTCGCTGTGACTGGTTTGGGTACGGCAAGGTGAATGCTTTTAAGGCGGTGCAGGCGGCGGTGAAAATGGGCGGAGGTTCCCCTGTAACAAAATTAGCCGATATTAATGGGCATTGGGCACAGGCTTTTATTCAAGGGCTGATCGATGCCAATATGATTAGTGGGTTTCCTGACGGCACGTTTAAGCCGAATGACCTTTTAACTCGCGCTCAATATGCGGCGTTGTTAGCTAAGGCTTTTGATTTAATTCCGAGAGTAGCTGCTACGAATTTTATCGATGTTTCTGCTACTTTTTGGGCTAGGTCGGCGATTTTAAAGGCAAATCAGGCGGGGTTTTTGGCTGGGTTTCCGGGGTTGAAGTTTCGGCCGGATCAGAATTTAACTCGCGTTGAGGCGATTGTCTCTTTGGTGAATGGTTTACAACTGACTGGTGGTAATCTAAATTCTTTAAATGTGTATAGCGATCGCACACAAATCCCCTATTACGCCGATGGGCCGGTCGCAACGGCAACTGACAAGAAGATGGTGGTTAATTATCCTGTTCGCCTTCGGCTCTCACCAATCCAATCTATTACCCGCGCTGAGATTTCAGCTCTAATTTACCAGACTTTGGTAGCCACAAATCGGGCTAAGCCAATTAATTCTCAATATATTGTCTAG